A DNA window from Cydia pomonella isolate Wapato2018A chromosome 18, ilCydPomo1, whole genome shotgun sequence contains the following coding sequences:
- the LOC133527461 gene encoding uncharacterized protein LOC133527461, translating into MQRKPGYPVANCNIKMPDSVPLSEAVPCDDDTDQQQRRQQLINFGHAQWGFNNWSWTVNKQDLDFVDFANGKYCCGVAAFVCVSVKSFDIRRENVGYATCTAHLKGSAIHQARKCAVTNALRETLLSFGGSVATELMEMLEATRTEPLPAPAAPPLPLQPEPQPENNQNLANKDPKNSPLPKNIPRKDVEANPVNMRHPLPPAIKNVVQNPPPPVAKALPMPASLPPAANRPPVPVAPRPPAPRPNSNVSFVLQPVVGGVVPPLYAPQPRMPHVSPPHIYPNYYEYGPWHFTYESYDRHHGNVNLNFNIPPKNLVVNGRSGSVECKNACGVRPNGPEGEPLQYHPPQNQGCWIKPTIFYDGFWTEQKVKKWVAEQVEKQFPEDASQKSTSPSNSGQPDPKS; encoded by the exons ATGCAGCGAAAACCCGGTTACCCAGTAGCCAATTGCAACATAAAAATG CCAGACAGTGTGCCACTCTCAGAGGCAGTGCCCTGTGATGATGACACAGACCAGCAGCAGCGGAGGCAGCAGCTCATCAACTTTGGACACGCACAGTGGGGCTTCAACAACTGGAGCTGGACTGTCAACAAACAGGATCTGG ATTTTGTGGACTTCGCAAATGGGAAATACTGCTGCGGTGTGGCCGCGTTCGTATGCGTATCAGTCAAGTCGTTCGACATACGCAGAGAAAACGTCGGCTACGCTACCTGCACCGCGCATCTAAAAGGCTCAGCCATACATCAGGCTAGGAAG TGCGCAGTAACAAACGCCCTACGCGAGACGCTGCTCAGCTTCGGCGGCAGCGTCGCCACCGAGCTCATGGAGATGCTGGAGGCGACGCGCACGGAGCCCCTGCCCGCGCCCGCGGcgccgccgctgccgctgcAGCCCGAGCCGCAGCCCGAGAACAACCAGAACCTCGCCAACAAGGACCCGAAGAACTCCCCGCTGCCTAAAAACATCCCGAGGAAAGATGTCGAAGCCAACCCGGTTAATATGAGGCATCCTCTCCCGCCCGCGATCAAGAATGTAGTCCAAAACCCCCCGCCGCCCGTCGCTAAGGCGCTCCCGATGCCGGCCAGCCTGCCGCCCGCCGCCAACAGGCCTCCAGTGCCCGTGGCTCCTCGCCCCCCGGCGCCGCGCCCCAACTCTAACGTAAGTTTCGTCCTGCAGCCCGTGGTGGGCGGGGTGGTGCCGCCGCTGTACGCGCCGCAGCCCCGGATGCCGCACGTCTCCCCTCCGCACATCTACCCCAACTACTACGAGTACGGCCCGTGGCATTTCACTTACGAGAGCTACGACCGCCACCACGGTAACGTCAACTTAAATTTCAATATCCCGCCGAAGAATTTGGTGGTCAACGGCCGGTCGGGGTCGGTCGAGTGTAAGAACGCCTGCGGGGTCCGCCCGAACGGCCCGGAGGGCGAACCTCTTCAGTACCATCCGCCGCAGAACCAGGGTTGCTGGATTAAGCCGActattttctatgacggcttcTGGACGGAGCAGAAAGTTAAAAAGTGGGTAGCGGAGCAGGTTGAAAAACAGTTTCCGGAGGATGCATCGCAGAAGTCCACTTCGCCCAGTAATAGTGGTCAGCCGGACCCTAAGTCTTAA
- the LOC133527919 gene encoding uncharacterized protein LOC133527919 — translation FKVAIAAYLSQEVKVDPEEEARAERKRRQRQAQEEFRLKQLMRQKTEESSELKNGSSIDRLLMDIPSQDIVVRESGKRKTPPPEGSAKRRGGGGMVD, via the exons TTTAAGGTAGCTATAGCAGCATATTTATCACAGGAGGTGAAGGTAGACCCCGAAGAGGAAGCGCGCGCGGAGAGGAAGCGGCGACAGCGGCAGGCGCAGGAGGAGTTCCGGCTCAAGCAGCTGATGCGCCAGAAGACCG AAGAGTCGTCGGAACTGAAGAACGGCAGCAGCATCGATCGGCTGCTGATGGACATACCTTCGCAGGATATCGTCGTCAGAGAGAGCGGGAAGCGGAAAACGCCGCCGCCGGAGGGCAGTGCCAAGCGGAGAGGCGGCGGCGGGATGGTTGACTAa